One genomic window of Deinococcus peraridilitoris DSM 19664 includes the following:
- a CDS encoding YnfA family protein, producing the protein MLLTSIALFVLAALPEIGGGYLVWLWLREGHSWWVGLLGALVLMLYGVLPTLQPQSFDFARTYAAYGGLFIVFSLLWGKAAEGKTPDQPSLWGAGIALTGALIIAYWPRG; encoded by the coding sequence ATGCTGCTCACGTCAATCGCCCTGTTCGTCCTCGCGGCCCTCCCGGAAATCGGCGGCGGGTACCTGGTATGGCTGTGGCTGCGCGAAGGCCACTCCTGGTGGGTCGGGCTGCTGGGTGCTCTGGTGCTGATGCTGTACGGTGTCCTGCCGACCCTGCAACCGCAGTCCTTTGATTTCGCACGGACCTACGCGGCGTACGGAGGACTGTTCATCGTATTCTCGCTGCTCTGGGGGAAGGCCGCTGAAGGCAAGACGCCGGACCAGCCGAGCCTCTGGGGCGCCGGCATCGCTTTGACTGGTGCGCTTATCATCGCCTACTGGCCGCGCGGGTAG